One genomic region from Gadus morhua chromosome 9, gadMor3.0, whole genome shotgun sequence encodes:
- the kif23 gene encoding LOW QUALITY PROTEIN: kinesin-like protein KIF23 (The sequence of the model RefSeq protein was modified relative to this genomic sequence to represent the inferred CDS: inserted 2 bases in 2 codons; deleted 2 bases in 2 codons), translated as MMKGRTARRPQKKQSSNERDPVGVYCRVRPLGADDKECCVEVISSSTVQLHTPDGLKVNRNGEFKETQYSFKKVYGIQTSQMELFEDVAKPLVDDLVRGKNGLLFTYGVTGSGKTFTMTGSPGQGGLLPRSLDMIFNSIGPYQAKRFVFKTDDKNGLDVQSQIDALLERQRQDNIPSAPKTPSSRQKLDPEFRDMMNPEEACRSEGVDEDSSYGVFVSYIEIYNNYIFDLLEETPYDPIRPKPPQSKILREDQNHNMYVAGCTEVEVKTTEEAFEVFWRGQKKRRIANTQLNKESSRSHSVFIIKLAQAPLDADGDNILQDKSQVAVSQLCLVDLAGSERTSRTRADGNRLREAGNINQSLMTLRTCIEVLRENQMCGTNKMVPYRDSKVTHLFKNYFDGEGKVRMIVCINPKAEDFEETMLVMRFAEMTQEVEVARPADRPVCGFAAGRRQRNQASKDDPARRVDERGPADRDFTTTLGQLLHSIPPLPCCELTDPHDDTTLPRVIEALEKRQRIRQMIIDQYKQAANVMRSSLKELDGSLFNKEDFINKQNGKLAEKDRQIQSQKADMERLEKKTKMQEYKIEVLQKTTNIYEVDKRSLQQELETRESRLKREHVDKKRMEQRMQGMVSDTQHKWEKECERRVNAKQLEMQNKLWVKNEKLKQLKAIVTETKGPPAPPPDTPQRQARPQRPHREERLPAKRSASPSADAPLVLLWLCVGPGAAPVPSEDPRGGQAGQVCDREAVEEAGSRSPPRRLDNACFLTAGLLNRPLPPLVTAPPGNSALLVDCPPLVTGLLVTLALPAPWVFCRADHHGLCVRSPEGRAPPRGEVGGDHKPASSVDLGTMLQPSIPNXLKVSAASEKVLSKCDRYVLTHQEVASDGXIQTKLIKGEVIKTRGGGQSVQFTDIETLRQQLTTAPSRKRRSSEGSPQSSDQGGQWTDVETRCAVGVEMRAGSNMGPGYEHRGFVKRRKP; from the exons ATGAT GAAGGGAAGAACCGCCCGCAGACCTCAGAAGAAGCAGAGCAGCAACGAGAGAGATCCAGTGGGG GTGTACTGCCGAGTGCGACCTCTAGGTGCGGATGATAAGGAATGCTGTGTTGAGGTGATCTCGAGCTCCACCGTTCAGCTGCATACGCCCGACGGGCTCAAGGTCAATCGAAATGGAGAGTTCAAAGAG ACACaatactcttttaagaaagtgTATGGCATTCAAACATCCCAGATGGAACTGTTTGAAGACGTGGCGAAACCTCTTGTGGATGACCTGGTCCGTGGCAAAAATG GGCTGCTATTTACATACGGAGTTACAGGAAGTGGCAAAACCTTCACGATGACTGGCTCCCCAGGCCAGGGGGGTCTTTTGCCCCGGTCCCTTGACATGATCTTCAACAGTATCGGCCCCTACCAGGCAAAACGATTT GTTTTTAAGACGGATGATAAGAATGGCCTGGATGTACAGAGTCAAATCGATGCATTGTTGGAACGCCAAAGGCAGGACAACATTCCCTCTGCTCCCAAAACACCCTCATCCAG GCAGAAGTTGGACCCTGAGTTTCGGGACATGATGAACCCAGAGGAAGCCTGCAGGTCAGAGGGGGTGGACGAGGACAGCAGCTATGGCGTATTTGTCTCCTACATCGAAATCTACAACAACTACATCTTCGATCTGCTCGAGGAAACGCCCTACGACCCAATCAGACCAAA accaCCGCAGTCCAAAATCCTCAGAGAGGACCAGAACCACAACATGTATGTTGCTGGATGCACAGAAGTGGAGGTCAAAACTACAGAGGAGGCCTTTGAGGTGTTCTGGAGAG GTCAGAAGAAAAGGCGGATCGCCAACACCCAGCTGAACAAAGAGTCCAGCCGCTCTCACAGTGTCTTCATCATCAAACTGGCCCAGGCGCCCCTGGACGCAGACGGGGACAACATCCTTCAG GATAAGAGCCAGGTGGCGGTGAGCCAGCTGTGCCTGGTGGACCTGGCGGGCAGCGAGCGCACTAGCAGGACCCGGGCCGATGGCAACCGTCTCCGCGAAGCCG GTAACATCAACCAGTCCTTGATGACTCTGAGGACGTGTATTGAAGTCTTGCGGGAGAACCAGATGTGCGGCACAAACAAG ATGGTTCCCTATAGGGACTCT AAAGTCACCCACCTCTTCAAAAACTACTTTGATGGGGAAGGCAAAGTGAGAATGATCGTGTGCATCAATCCGAAGGCGGAAGACTTTGAGGAAACCATG CTGGTGATGCGATTTGCGGAGATGACCCAGGAAGTGGAAGTGGCGCGGCCGGCCGACAGGCCAGTGTGTGGCTTCGCTGCAGGCCGGCGACAGAGGAACCAGGCCTCTAAAGACGACCCCGCCCGCAGGGTCGATGAGCGGGGCCCAGCAGACCGAG ACTTCACCACCACCCTGGGCCAACTGCTGCACAGCATACCCCCGCTGCCCTGCTGTGAGCTGACGGACCCCCACGACGACACCACCCTGCCCCGGGTCATCGAGGCGCTGGAGAAGAGGCAGCGGATCAGGCAGATGATCATCGACCAGTACAAACAAGCAG CCAACGTGATGAGGTCCTCGCTCAAGGAGCTGGACGGCAGCCTCTTCAACAAGGAGGACTTCATCAACAAGCAGAATGGCAAGCTGGCGGAGAAGGACCGGCAGATTCAGAGCCAGAAAGCCGACATGGAGCGCTTGGAAAAGAAGACCAAGATGCAAGAATATAAG ATCGAGGTGCTACAGAAGACCACCAACATCTACGAGGTGGACAAGCGGTCCCTGCAGCAGGAGCTGGAGACGCGGGAGTCGCGGCTGAAGAGGGAGCACGTGGACAAGAAGCGGATGGAGCAGCGGATGCAGGGCATGGTGTCGGACACGCAGCACAAGTGGGAGAAGGAATGC GAGCGCCGCGTCAACGCCAAGCAGCTGGAGATGCAGAACAAGCTGTGGGTGAAGAACGAA AAGCTGAAGCAGCTCAAGGCCATCGTCACAGAGACCAAggggcccccggccccgccccccgacaCCCCCCAGCGGCAGGCCCGTCCTCAGCGGCCCCACCGCGAGGAGCGCCTTCCCGCCAAGAGATCTGCGTCGCCCTCGGCCGATGCCC CCCTGGTCCTCCTGTGGCTCTGCGTGGGGCCGGGTGCGGCCCCGGTTCCCTCTGAGGACCCCCGAGGCGGGCAGGCCGGCCAGGTCTGTGATCGGGAGGCAGTGGAGGAGGCCGGCTCACGCTCGCCCCCTCGCCGT CTTGACAACGCATGTTTTCTAACCGCTGGGCTGTTAAACAGGCCTCTGCCCCCGCTGGTAACTGCCCCCCCTGGTAACTCTGCCCTCCTGGTAGACTGCCCCCCTCTGGTAACTGGCCTCCTGGTAACTCTTGCCCTCCCTGCTCCGTGGGTCTTCTGTCGAGCAGACCACCACGGCCTGTGCGTGCGCTCACCGGAGGGTCGCGCTCCGCCGCGGGGAGAAGTGGGTGGGGACCACAAGCCGGCCTCCAGCGTGGACCTGGGCACCATGCTGCAGCCCAGCATCCCCA TCCTCAAGGTGTCGGCCGCCAGCGAGAAGGTCCTGTCCAAGTGTGACCGCTACGTCCTGACCCACCAGGAGGTGGCCTCCGATG AGATCCAGACCAAACTCATCAAG ggCGAGGTTATTAAGACCCGAGGGGGCGGTCAGTCGGTCCAGTTCACCGATATCGAGACGCTGAGGCAGCAGCTCACCACGGCGCCCAG CCGTAAGAGGAGGTCCTCCGAGGGGAGCCCTCAGAGTTCAGACCAGGGCGGGCAGTGGACCGACGTAGAGACAAGG TGTGCTGTTGGCGTGGAGATGAGGGCCGGCTCCAACATGGGGCCCGGTTATGAGCACCGAGGATTTGTCAA ACGGAGAAAGCCCTGA
- the ddb2 gene encoding DNA damage-binding protein 2, whose amino-acid sequence MTGKTTKAGTYRRGGPRSILHYIYKSTLGESLHSQIRQCLQEPFVRSLESHSLHRTASPFNRRITVLEWHPTHPTTLAVGSKGGDIMLWNFDGLNKVTFIQGKGAGDFIGGMKFCPTDLSKVYTASGDGTLSLRSFEHCTSTVLSTTKDCSHDYHDVCYWYCCVDVSVSRQMLVTGDNVGQLSLLSLEGQKIFSDKLHKAKVTHAEFNPRCDWLMVTASVDHTVKLWDLRNIKDKKSFLHEMPHDRAVNSAYFNPSDCSKLLTTDQRDQIRVFCSSDWSRPQHVIQHPHRQFQHLTPIKATWHPVYDLIVVGRYPNDKVCPGDVRSVDVYDANTAELVCQMQDPSASGIIPVNKFNPRGDVIASGMGSNILVWKWDGSPWRERGEPTEGEGSRDTSSRGQRGSRPTRPPREGRSAAGDARLRKKRSALEEGETQTVAKTRSKSTVKTKAQRGKKK is encoded by the exons ATGACGGGGAAGACCACAAAAGCAG GAACCTACAGGAGAGGCGGGCCCAGAAGCATCTTGCACTACATTTATAAGAGCACTCTGGGGGAAAGCCTCCATTCCCAAATTCGACAG TGCCTCCAGGAACCATTCGTTCGCTCCCTTGAGTCCCACAGTCTCCACCGAACTGCCAGCCCGTTTAACCGCAGAATCACTGTGCTTGAATGGCACCCTACTCACCCCACCACCCTGGCTGTGGGCTCCAAGGGCGGGGACATCATGCTCTGGAACTTCGATGGCCTCAACAAGGTCACTTTCATTCAAGGG AAAGGAGCTGGAGACTTCATTGGAGGGATGAAGTTCTGTCCAACGGACCTCTCCAAGGTATACACAGCCTCTGGTGACGGCACTCTGTCGCTGCGGAGCTTTGAGCACTGCACGTCCACCGTCCTGTCCACCACTAAAGACTGTAGCCATGACTACCACGATGTCTG CTACTGGTACTGCTGTGTAGACGTGTCTGTCAGCAGACAGATGCTGGTGACTGGGGACAATGTTGGACAGTTGTCATTACTGAGTCTGGAAGGCCAAAAA ATCTTTAGCGACAAGTTGCACAAAGCTAAAGTGACGCACGCAGAGTTCAATCCccgatgtgattggctgatggttACTGCCTCGGTGGACCACACAGTCAAACTCTGGGATTTGAGAAACATAAAGGACAAGAAAAGCTTCCTCCATGAGATGCCACATGACAGGGCTGTGAACTCAG CATACTTCAACCCTTCTGACTGCTCAAAGCTGCTCACCACTGACCAGCGAGACCAGATCCGGGTCTTCTgctcttctgattggtccagacCACAGCATGTCATCCAACACCCACACCGGCAATTTCAACATCTCACACCCATCAAA GCCACGTGGCACCCCGTGTACGACCTCATCGTGGTTGGCCGCTATCCAAACGATAAAGTCTGCCCCGGGGATGTGAGGAGTGTGGATGTGTATGATGCCAACACAGCAGAGCTGGTGTGTCAAATGCAAGATCCCAGTGCCTCTGGGATCATCCCT GTCAACAAATTCAACCCGAGAGGTGATGTCATAGCCTCTGGAATGG GGAGCAACATCCTGGTGTGGAAGTGGGACGGCTCCCCATGGAGGGAGCGCGGTGAGCCGACTGAGGGAGAGGGGTCCAGGGACACGAGCTCCAGGGGCCAGCGGGGCAGCAGGCCGACGCGGCCTCCCAGGGAGGGGAGGTCTGCGGCTGGGGACGCAAGGCTGAGGAAGAAGAGATCTgccctggaggagggagagacacagactgTGGCCAAGACCAGGTCCAAGAGCACGGTGAAGACTAAAGCACAGAGAGGAAAGAAGAAGTAA